The genome window ATTCTTGTTATTACTCTGCAAGTCCGTTTTTATAAGCATAGATCGCGGCCTGTGTACGGTCGTCTACGCCCAATTTGGCCAGTAAATTCGTGACGTGAAACTTGACTGTCTTAATGCCGATGATCAGGTCATCTGCGATGTCCTGATTCGACTTGCCTTTGGCCAGCAACCGGAGCACATCCATCTCACGGTCCGTCAATTCATCATGCAAAGGAGCTGCTGCCTGTGGCTGTCGGAATCGATTCATCATTTTGGAAGCCACCTGTGACTCCAGAACGGATTGCCCGCGTGCTGCTGCGCGAATTGCATCTGCCACTTCATTGGCTCTTGATGTTTTTAACAGATAACTGAATGCGCCTGCTTCAATGACAGGATACATTTTTTCATCATCCAGGTAACTCGTCAAGACGATGACTTTGCACTCCGGATACATTTTAAGTACCTGACGTGTAGCCTCGATGCCATCCATACCTTCCATCACCAGGTCCATCAGAACAACATCAGGCTTATATTCCTGCGCAAGCCGAATACCTTCTTCTCCACTGCCTGCTTCACCAACAACTTCAATTCCATCTTCGGTATCCAGTACCGCTGCCAGACCAATACGTACCATCTCATGATCATCCACGAGCAATACTTTGATCGACGTTTCCGTCTCCGTTTCGACTTCCGGTTCCATTGACATGTTCTTCCTCACTTTCATCGTTCATCAAAGGTATCGTAATCTCAATCCGCGTTCCCTTACCAGGCGCTGTTACAAATTGTATGGCTCCACCAATCTCCGTAACACGTTCACGCATGTTAGCCAGACCGTAGGAGGCTTGTTTATTCTCATCCAGATCAAAGCCTTGCCCATCATCACGAATCAGTACCCGAATCGCATCTGTGCGGCGCTGGAGCCGTATCTCCATTTTTTCCGCTTTTGCATGCCGTAACGTATTGGACATAGCCTCCTGAACGATCCGAAACAGATGATTCTCGATGCCTTTGATGAGATCGATGTCTTCATCTATTTCGAGCACAATATCCATGGGGACTTTCGTTTTCAGTTCCATCACCAGATCACGCAGACCTTGTTCGAGTTGTTTGCCCTCCAGATAGACTGGCCGCAGATGTAACAATAACGCACGCATCTCGGATTGTGCTACCGAAGCCATCTCTTCAATCAAAGCCACCTGGCGCTGAGCACGTTCAAAATCCTTCTCCATCTTCCGTCCAACGGCCGTTGCTGTCATAGATATCGCGAACAATTGCTGCGATACCGCATCATGCAGTTCCCGTGCCAGTCGCTGCCGCTCTTCCACAATAGCCGTAATTCTGGCTTGTTCAGCAAGCTGTGCATTATGAGTAGACAATCGCTGGAGCGAAGATACCTGATCTTCCCACTTTTTGCCGATTCGTCCGAGTTGCTCACTTAAACGGCCCACATCATCATCGCCCAGATCAGGTACAGTGCGTGATAGAGAGCCCTTCTCCCACAGTAGAAGAGTTTCCCGCAGTAGTTCTAGCCGACGTTTAACCCGATAACTCTGATAGAACCCAAAGACCGCTCCAATCCCAATCAGAAGCAGCAATAAGGCAAGACCCGATTGAATCAGATGACTCCAGCCTTTAAACGGAGCAAGATAACCATATGTATACAATACATACAAAATAACAGCAAGGACAATGAAAACCAGGAGGATCCCTTCACCCATACTTCGGGTTACCATGTCGGTATGTCGTTTTGTCTTCATCGGGGTCTCCTCCTTCTCTTCATCTATTTTACTACGGATTACTTATGCTTAGGTCGCCAACAATATAAGAAATAACAAATTTTGCTTTATGTTCACTGGATTCATAACCAGGAGTTCTCCATACTAATTTGTTCATCATGCCGCTATCTTGTTCACCATGAAGATTAATTCGGCCGAAAAGAACCGATGCTTCAATCTCAACACCATAATCTTCTGGCAGCGTAAGGCGAACATTCCCCATAACGCCTTGCAGCAACACGATTGTTTGTTTCTCCTCCGGAATCGAAAGAGACAGATCGGCGTTAACTTCACCCATGGCATGCCACAGACTCATACTCCGTAACGTCCAGGATGATTGATCCCAGTAGTACCGGGCCATGAAATTCTGTTTTTTCATAACTGCTTCGTCCAGGTGAATCTTTTTGTTTTTTGAATAAAAATAAGCTAAAGAAGCCAGTACAATCAAAAATACAATCATTAAATTATCCAGCAATAACAGTGCCGCACCAATGCCAAGATACCGATAACCTTTCCGAGTATCTCCTTTGCGGACCTGAAGCATTCCAACCGTTAACAGAATTAGTGCGGCAGCGGTCAGCAAGTTAATATTCTGATTTAATAACATCATTGTGCCAATAATAATAATGACAACTGCTAGCCATTTACTCTTCTTATTCATCCCCGCCGCACCTCCTCTGTAAGTTTATCTTTCTTTATTCAACGGAAAAGCCATACCAGGCAATGAAGTCCTGTATGGCTTAACTTTTGTTCTACCAACCGTACATTATACACGATTTATAGAATATCATATTGTCCACGGGGCGAACAGTTATTCTTTTGAAGTTCCGTTCGCTTCATTCTTGGAACCACTGCCCATTTTGTTTTTGAGGGCTTGTAATTGCTGATCCACTTTGAACTGTTTTTCCACATCTACAGGGTTCGTATACGTGGATGATGTGTTGCGATAAGGTGCACGAGCTACGTCCGCTTCAGCTTCCAGTTGCATGATTTTCTCTTCCATGCGGTGGAATCCTAGTGATGCGCCACCACTT of Paenibacillus sp. FSL R5-0517 contains these proteins:
- the liaF gene encoding cell wall-active antibiotics response protein LiaF, giving the protein MNKKSKWLAVVIIIIGTMMLLNQNINLLTAAALILLTVGMLQVRKGDTRKGYRYLGIGAALLLLDNLMIVFLIVLASLAYFYSKNKKIHLDEAVMKKQNFMARYYWDQSSWTLRSMSLWHAMGEVNADLSLSIPEEKQTIVLLQGVMGNVRLTLPEDYGVEIEASVLFGRINLHGEQDSGMMNKLVWRTPGYESSEHKAKFVISYIVGDLSISNP
- a CDS encoding sensor histidine kinase — translated: MKTKRHTDMVTRSMGEGILLVFIVLAVILYVLYTYGYLAPFKGWSHLIQSGLALLLLLIGIGAVFGFYQSYRVKRRLELLRETLLLWEKGSLSRTVPDLGDDDVGRLSEQLGRIGKKWEDQVSSLQRLSTHNAQLAEQARITAIVEERQRLARELHDAVSQQLFAISMTATAVGRKMEKDFERAQRQVALIEEMASVAQSEMRALLLHLRPVYLEGKQLEQGLRDLVMELKTKVPMDIVLEIDEDIDLIKGIENHLFRIVQEAMSNTLRHAKAEKMEIRLQRRTDAIRVLIRDDGQGFDLDENKQASYGLANMRERVTEIGGAIQFVTAPGKGTRIEITIPLMNDESEEEHVNGTGSRNGDGNVDQSIARG
- a CDS encoding response regulator transcription factor is translated as MEPEVETETETSIKVLLVDDHEMVRIGLAAVLDTEDGIEVVGEAGSGEEGIRLAQEYKPDVVLMDLVMEGMDGIEATRQVLKMYPECKVIVLTSYLDDEKMYPVIEAGAFSYLLKTSRANEVADAIRAAARGQSVLESQVASKMMNRFRQPQAAAPLHDELTDREMDVLRLLAKGKSNQDIADDLIIGIKTVKFHVTNLLAKLGVDDRTQAAIYAYKNGLAE